The following coding sequences are from one Portunus trituberculatus isolate SZX2019 chromosome 32, ASM1759143v1, whole genome shotgun sequence window:
- the LOC123512033 gene encoding transmembrane and coiled-coil domains protein 1-like isoform X1 translates to MLSVGGLPELAPPGAHRRSKSDCRLDKPDKVNDAVPLALSPRSLSPSAFNDHSQSRTRPSSPALMRSPSTSSIPEIFISGEDEHGSAMSPVTRLAVFSLADFLETVTLHPQSRRHQLHHHQQQQQQQRKKCGTGDVGGSGHGSGRRRSPLAARKSTPASGGPGGGEVSTATPAGNSVGGGGAGGAAGQAAPHQRTTSGGQTGRLSNAASHFDDTGVHSSTEDCDAQETVPSSGVSNGSGELVDALRCVTDGGGGGAGLDDSEDQLPHLQRTREAVEHIQSKIQKTKDLIKEEQKARDENVNEYLKLAANADRQQMTRIKAVFEKKNQKSAALILQLQKKLENYQKRLREIETHGLNAAHRQPKEVLRDMGQGLKTVISKPKEIAHLIKNKFGSADNIKELAGEEDRDEERAHHGSATLPVGASLVPPTSSNTGAALPSHQQSTAGQGAGGSSSGGGHHGSKIGSEEGSECNSSITSESVPGGSTTLAHLTSPRNHHSQLTGVDYFGQAGGMSVEQLLMELRESREEIARLREEIDSTKLALAAELNGMREGLAEERFRCERLEEQVNDLTELHQNEMGNLVTNMTDMEEKVQYQSEERIRDLHEIVENCHTRISRMEHQQAQQQQQYLTLEGLENSNARAVFVKLINVLLTVLQVLLLVVATVANILTPLLQTRSRLIATITIVLLVVFVYIQLPELREIWLGAVERYRQLFSFV, encoded by the exons ATGTTGAGTGTGGGAGGGCTGCCCGAGCTGGCACCTCCTGGGGCGCACCGCCGGTCCAAGAGTGACTGCCGCCTGGACAAGCCAGACAAGGTGAACGATGCCGTGCCCCTCGCCCTCAGCCCGCGCAGTCTGTCTCCCTCCGCCTTCAATGACCACTCCCAATCCCGCACGCGCCCCTCCTCGCCCGCCCTGATGCGCTCTccgtccacctcctccatcccgGAGATATTTATCAGCGGCGAGGACGAGCATGGCTCGGCCATGTCCCCAGTCACGCGCCTCGCCGTCTTCTCCCTCGCGGACTTCCTCGAGACGGTCACACTGCACCCTCAGTCCCGCAGGCAccagctgcaccaccaccaacaacaacaacaacaacaacg GAAGAAGTGCGGCACCGGTGATGTGGGCGGCAGCGGTCACGGCAGCGGGCGCAGGCGGTCTCCGCTCGCTGCCCGCAAGTCTACGCCCGCCTCGGGGGGACCTGGGGGCGGAGAGGTGAGCACCGCCACCCCCGCCGGGAACAGTGTAGGGGGTGGAGGCGCTGGcggggcggcggggcaagcGGCTCCCCACCAGAGGACCACGAGTGGGGGCCAGACGGGGCGGCTCTCCAATGCGGCCTCTCACTTCGATGACACGGGGGTGCACTCCTCCACGGAAGACTGCGatgcg CAGGAGACGGTGCCCTCCTCAGGGGTGTCCAATGGGTCAGGCGAGCTGGTGGATGCCCTCCGCTGTGTCACTGACGGCGGGGGAGGAGGGGCGGGGCTGGACGATAGTGAGGACCAGCTGCCTCACCTCCAGCGTACTAGAGAGGCCGTGGAGCACATCCAGAGCAAGATACAGAAGACTAAAGACTTGAttaaggaggagcagaaggcgAGGGACG AAAATGTGAATGAATACTTGAAGCTTGCTGCAAATGCTGACCGGCAGCAGATGACGAGGATCAAGGCGGTGTTTGAGAAGAAGAACCAGAAGTCAGCTGCCTTGATACTCCAGCTGCAGAAGAAGCTGGAGAATTACCAGAAAAGGTTACGAGAAATTGAGACGCACGGACTGAATGCAGCGCACAGACAGCCCAAGGAGGTGCTGAGGGACATGGGCCAGGGACTCAA GACGGTGATTAGTAAGCCAAAGGAGATAGCACACCTGATCAAAAACAAATTTGGGTCTGCTGACAATATCAAGGAGTTAGCCGGAGAGGAGGATCGAGATGAGGAACGGGCACACCATGGGTCAGCCACCCTGCCTGTGGGGGCCAGCCTGGTGCCCCCCACCTCCTCTAACACAGGGGCTGCCCTCCCAAG TCACCAGCAAAGCACGGCGGGCCAGGGGgccggcggcagcagcagtggcggcggcCACCACGGCAGCAAGATTGGGTCTGAGGAAGGGTCAGAGTGCAACTCGTCCATTACCAGCGAGAGTGTCCCAGGCGGCAGCACCACCCTGGCACACCTCACCTCCCCCAGGAACCACCACAGCCAG CTGACGGGCGTCGACTATTTTGGTCAGGCGGGAGGAATGTCGGTGGAGCAACTTCTCATGGAGCTGAGGGAAAGCAGAGAGGAGATAGCCAGACTAAGAGAGGAAATAGACTCCACTAAA CTGGCCCTGGCTGCTGAGTTGAATGGCATGCGGGAGGGTTTGGCCGAGGAGCGCTTCAGGTGTGAGCGGTTGGAGGAGCAGGTCAATGACTTGACGGAACTACACCAGAACGAGATGGGCAACCTGGTGACAAACATGACTGACATGGAGGAGAAGGTGCAGTACCAGAGCGAGGAGCGAATCCGAGACCTTCACGAGATTGTGGAGAACTGCCACACCAGG ATCTCCCGCATGGAGCACCAGCaagcccagcagcagcagcagtacctcACCCTGGAGGGCCTCGAGAACAGCAACGCCCGGGCTGTGTTTGTCAAGCTCATCAATGTGCTCCTCACTgtcctgcag gtgctgctgctggtggtggcgacAGTGGCCAACATCCTGACGCCGCTGCTGCAGACGCGTTCCCGTCTCatagccaccatcaccatcgttcTCCTGGTGGTGTTCGTCTACATACAGCTGCCTGAGCTGAGGGAGATATGGCTGGGCGCCGTGGAGCGCTACCGTCAGCTCTTCTCCTTCGTGTAG
- the LOC123512033 gene encoding transmembrane and coiled-coil domains protein 1-like isoform X4: MLSVGGLPELAPPGAHRRSKSDCRLDKPDKVNDAVPLALSPRSLSPSAFNDHSQSRTRPSSPALMRSPSTSSIPEIFISGEDEHGSAMSPVTRLAVFSLADFLETVTLHPQSRRHQLHHHQQQQQQQRKKCGTGDVGGSGHGSGRRRSPLAARKSTPASGGPGGGEVSTATPAGNSVGGGGAGGAAGQAAPHQRTTSGGQTGRLSNAASHFDDTGVHSSTEDCDAQETVPSSGVSNGSGELVDALRCVTDGGGGGAGLDDSEDQLPHLQRTREAVEHIQSKIQKTKDLIKEEQKARDENVNEYLKLAANADRQQMTRIKAVFEKKNQKSAALILQLQKKLENYQKRLREIETHGLNAAHRQPKEVLRDMGQGLNHQQSTAGQGAGGSSSGGGHHGSKIGSEEGSECNSSITSESVPGGSTTLAHLTSPRNHHSQLTGVDYFGQAGGMSVEQLLMELRESREEIARLREEIDSTKLALAAELNGMREGLAEERFRCERLEEQVNDLTELHQNEMGNLVTNMTDMEEKVQYQSEERIRDLHEIVENCHTRISRMEHQQAQQQQQYLTLEGLENSNARAVFVKLINVLLTVLQVLLLVVATVANILTPLLQTRSRLIATITIVLLVVFVYIQLPELREIWLGAVERYRQLFSFV; this comes from the exons ATGTTGAGTGTGGGAGGGCTGCCCGAGCTGGCACCTCCTGGGGCGCACCGCCGGTCCAAGAGTGACTGCCGCCTGGACAAGCCAGACAAGGTGAACGATGCCGTGCCCCTCGCCCTCAGCCCGCGCAGTCTGTCTCCCTCCGCCTTCAATGACCACTCCCAATCCCGCACGCGCCCCTCCTCGCCCGCCCTGATGCGCTCTccgtccacctcctccatcccgGAGATATTTATCAGCGGCGAGGACGAGCATGGCTCGGCCATGTCCCCAGTCACGCGCCTCGCCGTCTTCTCCCTCGCGGACTTCCTCGAGACGGTCACACTGCACCCTCAGTCCCGCAGGCAccagctgcaccaccaccaacaacaacaacaacaacaacg GAAGAAGTGCGGCACCGGTGATGTGGGCGGCAGCGGTCACGGCAGCGGGCGCAGGCGGTCTCCGCTCGCTGCCCGCAAGTCTACGCCCGCCTCGGGGGGACCTGGGGGCGGAGAGGTGAGCACCGCCACCCCCGCCGGGAACAGTGTAGGGGGTGGAGGCGCTGGcggggcggcggggcaagcGGCTCCCCACCAGAGGACCACGAGTGGGGGCCAGACGGGGCGGCTCTCCAATGCGGCCTCTCACTTCGATGACACGGGGGTGCACTCCTCCACGGAAGACTGCGatgcg CAGGAGACGGTGCCCTCCTCAGGGGTGTCCAATGGGTCAGGCGAGCTGGTGGATGCCCTCCGCTGTGTCACTGACGGCGGGGGAGGAGGGGCGGGGCTGGACGATAGTGAGGACCAGCTGCCTCACCTCCAGCGTACTAGAGAGGCCGTGGAGCACATCCAGAGCAAGATACAGAAGACTAAAGACTTGAttaaggaggagcagaaggcgAGGGACG AAAATGTGAATGAATACTTGAAGCTTGCTGCAAATGCTGACCGGCAGCAGATGACGAGGATCAAGGCGGTGTTTGAGAAGAAGAACCAGAAGTCAGCTGCCTTGATACTCCAGCTGCAGAAGAAGCTGGAGAATTACCAGAAAAGGTTACGAGAAATTGAGACGCACGGACTGAATGCAGCGCACAGACAGCCCAAGGAGGTGCTGAGGGACATGGGCCAGGGACTCAA TCACCAGCAAAGCACGGCGGGCCAGGGGgccggcggcagcagcagtggcggcggcCACCACGGCAGCAAGATTGGGTCTGAGGAAGGGTCAGAGTGCAACTCGTCCATTACCAGCGAGAGTGTCCCAGGCGGCAGCACCACCCTGGCACACCTCACCTCCCCCAGGAACCACCACAGCCAG CTGACGGGCGTCGACTATTTTGGTCAGGCGGGAGGAATGTCGGTGGAGCAACTTCTCATGGAGCTGAGGGAAAGCAGAGAGGAGATAGCCAGACTAAGAGAGGAAATAGACTCCACTAAA CTGGCCCTGGCTGCTGAGTTGAATGGCATGCGGGAGGGTTTGGCCGAGGAGCGCTTCAGGTGTGAGCGGTTGGAGGAGCAGGTCAATGACTTGACGGAACTACACCAGAACGAGATGGGCAACCTGGTGACAAACATGACTGACATGGAGGAGAAGGTGCAGTACCAGAGCGAGGAGCGAATCCGAGACCTTCACGAGATTGTGGAGAACTGCCACACCAGG ATCTCCCGCATGGAGCACCAGCaagcccagcagcagcagcagtacctcACCCTGGAGGGCCTCGAGAACAGCAACGCCCGGGCTGTGTTTGTCAAGCTCATCAATGTGCTCCTCACTgtcctgcag gtgctgctgctggtggtggcgacAGTGGCCAACATCCTGACGCCGCTGCTGCAGACGCGTTCCCGTCTCatagccaccatcaccatcgttcTCCTGGTGGTGTTCGTCTACATACAGCTGCCTGAGCTGAGGGAGATATGGCTGGGCGCCGTGGAGCGCTACCGTCAGCTCTTCTCCTTCGTGTAG
- the LOC123512033 gene encoding transmembrane and coiled-coil domains protein 1-like isoform X2 produces MLSVGGLPELAPPGAHRRSKSDCRLDKPDKVNDAVPLALSPRSLSPSAFNDHSQSRTRPSSPALMRSPSTSSIPEIFISGEDEHGSAMSPVTRLAVFSLADFLETVTLHPQSRRHQLHHHQQQQQQQRKKCGTGDVGGSGHGSGRRRSPLAARKSTPASGGPGGGEVSTATPAGNSVGGGGAGGAAGQAAPHQRTTSGGQTGRLSNAASHFDDTGVHSSTEDCDAETVPSSGVSNGSGELVDALRCVTDGGGGGAGLDDSEDQLPHLQRTREAVEHIQSKIQKTKDLIKEEQKARDENVNEYLKLAANADRQQMTRIKAVFEKKNQKSAALILQLQKKLENYQKRLREIETHGLNAAHRQPKEVLRDMGQGLKTVISKPKEIAHLIKNKFGSADNIKELAGEEDRDEERAHHGSATLPVGASLVPPTSSNTGAALPSHQQSTAGQGAGGSSSGGGHHGSKIGSEEGSECNSSITSESVPGGSTTLAHLTSPRNHHSQLTGVDYFGQAGGMSVEQLLMELRESREEIARLREEIDSTKLALAAELNGMREGLAEERFRCERLEEQVNDLTELHQNEMGNLVTNMTDMEEKVQYQSEERIRDLHEIVENCHTRISRMEHQQAQQQQQYLTLEGLENSNARAVFVKLINVLLTVLQVLLLVVATVANILTPLLQTRSRLIATITIVLLVVFVYIQLPELREIWLGAVERYRQLFSFV; encoded by the exons ATGTTGAGTGTGGGAGGGCTGCCCGAGCTGGCACCTCCTGGGGCGCACCGCCGGTCCAAGAGTGACTGCCGCCTGGACAAGCCAGACAAGGTGAACGATGCCGTGCCCCTCGCCCTCAGCCCGCGCAGTCTGTCTCCCTCCGCCTTCAATGACCACTCCCAATCCCGCACGCGCCCCTCCTCGCCCGCCCTGATGCGCTCTccgtccacctcctccatcccgGAGATATTTATCAGCGGCGAGGACGAGCATGGCTCGGCCATGTCCCCAGTCACGCGCCTCGCCGTCTTCTCCCTCGCGGACTTCCTCGAGACGGTCACACTGCACCCTCAGTCCCGCAGGCAccagctgcaccaccaccaacaacaacaacaacaacaacg GAAGAAGTGCGGCACCGGTGATGTGGGCGGCAGCGGTCACGGCAGCGGGCGCAGGCGGTCTCCGCTCGCTGCCCGCAAGTCTACGCCCGCCTCGGGGGGACCTGGGGGCGGAGAGGTGAGCACCGCCACCCCCGCCGGGAACAGTGTAGGGGGTGGAGGCGCTGGcggggcggcggggcaagcGGCTCCCCACCAGAGGACCACGAGTGGGGGCCAGACGGGGCGGCTCTCCAATGCGGCCTCTCACTTCGATGACACGGGGGTGCACTCCTCCACGGAAGACTGCGatgcg GAGACGGTGCCCTCCTCAGGGGTGTCCAATGGGTCAGGCGAGCTGGTGGATGCCCTCCGCTGTGTCACTGACGGCGGGGGAGGAGGGGCGGGGCTGGACGATAGTGAGGACCAGCTGCCTCACCTCCAGCGTACTAGAGAGGCCGTGGAGCACATCCAGAGCAAGATACAGAAGACTAAAGACTTGAttaaggaggagcagaaggcgAGGGACG AAAATGTGAATGAATACTTGAAGCTTGCTGCAAATGCTGACCGGCAGCAGATGACGAGGATCAAGGCGGTGTTTGAGAAGAAGAACCAGAAGTCAGCTGCCTTGATACTCCAGCTGCAGAAGAAGCTGGAGAATTACCAGAAAAGGTTACGAGAAATTGAGACGCACGGACTGAATGCAGCGCACAGACAGCCCAAGGAGGTGCTGAGGGACATGGGCCAGGGACTCAA GACGGTGATTAGTAAGCCAAAGGAGATAGCACACCTGATCAAAAACAAATTTGGGTCTGCTGACAATATCAAGGAGTTAGCCGGAGAGGAGGATCGAGATGAGGAACGGGCACACCATGGGTCAGCCACCCTGCCTGTGGGGGCCAGCCTGGTGCCCCCCACCTCCTCTAACACAGGGGCTGCCCTCCCAAG TCACCAGCAAAGCACGGCGGGCCAGGGGgccggcggcagcagcagtggcggcggcCACCACGGCAGCAAGATTGGGTCTGAGGAAGGGTCAGAGTGCAACTCGTCCATTACCAGCGAGAGTGTCCCAGGCGGCAGCACCACCCTGGCACACCTCACCTCCCCCAGGAACCACCACAGCCAG CTGACGGGCGTCGACTATTTTGGTCAGGCGGGAGGAATGTCGGTGGAGCAACTTCTCATGGAGCTGAGGGAAAGCAGAGAGGAGATAGCCAGACTAAGAGAGGAAATAGACTCCACTAAA CTGGCCCTGGCTGCTGAGTTGAATGGCATGCGGGAGGGTTTGGCCGAGGAGCGCTTCAGGTGTGAGCGGTTGGAGGAGCAGGTCAATGACTTGACGGAACTACACCAGAACGAGATGGGCAACCTGGTGACAAACATGACTGACATGGAGGAGAAGGTGCAGTACCAGAGCGAGGAGCGAATCCGAGACCTTCACGAGATTGTGGAGAACTGCCACACCAGG ATCTCCCGCATGGAGCACCAGCaagcccagcagcagcagcagtacctcACCCTGGAGGGCCTCGAGAACAGCAACGCCCGGGCTGTGTTTGTCAAGCTCATCAATGTGCTCCTCACTgtcctgcag gtgctgctgctggtggtggcgacAGTGGCCAACATCCTGACGCCGCTGCTGCAGACGCGTTCCCGTCTCatagccaccatcaccatcgttcTCCTGGTGGTGTTCGTCTACATACAGCTGCCTGAGCTGAGGGAGATATGGCTGGGCGCCGTGGAGCGCTACCGTCAGCTCTTCTCCTTCGTGTAG
- the LOC123512033 gene encoding transmembrane and coiled-coil domains protein 2-like isoform X5, whose protein sequence is MCATGERRGRVRAATVEESVASWRCLGGAGPRRITHCAGQESPYMKKCGTGDVGGSGHGSGRRRSPLAARKSTPASGGPGGGEVSTATPAGNSVGGGGAGGAAGQAAPHQRTTSGGQTGRLSNAASHFDDTGVHSSTEDCDAQETVPSSGVSNGSGELVDALRCVTDGGGGGAGLDDSEDQLPHLQRTREAVEHIQSKIQKTKDLIKEEQKARDENVNEYLKLAANADRQQMTRIKAVFEKKNQKSAALILQLQKKLENYQKRLREIETHGLNAAHRQPKEVLRDMGQGLKTVISKPKEIAHLIKNKFGSADNIKELAGEEDRDEERAHHGSATLPVGASLVPPTSSNTGAALPSHQQSTAGQGAGGSSSGGGHHGSKIGSEEGSECNSSITSESVPGGSTTLAHLTSPRNHHSQLTGVDYFGQAGGMSVEQLLMELRESREEIARLREEIDSTKLALAAELNGMREGLAEERFRCERLEEQVNDLTELHQNEMGNLVTNMTDMEEKVQYQSEERIRDLHEIVENCHTRISRMEHQQAQQQQQYLTLEGLENSNARAVFVKLINVLLTVLQVLLLVVATVANILTPLLQTRSRLIATITIVLLVVFVYIQLPELREIWLGAVERYRQLFSFV, encoded by the exons ATGTGTGCCactggggagaggagagggagagtgagagcagCAACTGTGGAGGAGAGCGTCGCGTCATGGCGGTGCTTGGGTGGTGCTGGGCCGCGCCGAATAACGCATTGTGCTGGCCAGGAGTCGCCTTACAT GAAGAAGTGCGGCACCGGTGATGTGGGCGGCAGCGGTCACGGCAGCGGGCGCAGGCGGTCTCCGCTCGCTGCCCGCAAGTCTACGCCCGCCTCGGGGGGACCTGGGGGCGGAGAGGTGAGCACCGCCACCCCCGCCGGGAACAGTGTAGGGGGTGGAGGCGCTGGcggggcggcggggcaagcGGCTCCCCACCAGAGGACCACGAGTGGGGGCCAGACGGGGCGGCTCTCCAATGCGGCCTCTCACTTCGATGACACGGGGGTGCACTCCTCCACGGAAGACTGCGatgcg CAGGAGACGGTGCCCTCCTCAGGGGTGTCCAATGGGTCAGGCGAGCTGGTGGATGCCCTCCGCTGTGTCACTGACGGCGGGGGAGGAGGGGCGGGGCTGGACGATAGTGAGGACCAGCTGCCTCACCTCCAGCGTACTAGAGAGGCCGTGGAGCACATCCAGAGCAAGATACAGAAGACTAAAGACTTGAttaaggaggagcagaaggcgAGGGACG AAAATGTGAATGAATACTTGAAGCTTGCTGCAAATGCTGACCGGCAGCAGATGACGAGGATCAAGGCGGTGTTTGAGAAGAAGAACCAGAAGTCAGCTGCCTTGATACTCCAGCTGCAGAAGAAGCTGGAGAATTACCAGAAAAGGTTACGAGAAATTGAGACGCACGGACTGAATGCAGCGCACAGACAGCCCAAGGAGGTGCTGAGGGACATGGGCCAGGGACTCAA GACGGTGATTAGTAAGCCAAAGGAGATAGCACACCTGATCAAAAACAAATTTGGGTCTGCTGACAATATCAAGGAGTTAGCCGGAGAGGAGGATCGAGATGAGGAACGGGCACACCATGGGTCAGCCACCCTGCCTGTGGGGGCCAGCCTGGTGCCCCCCACCTCCTCTAACACAGGGGCTGCCCTCCCAAG TCACCAGCAAAGCACGGCGGGCCAGGGGgccggcggcagcagcagtggcggcggcCACCACGGCAGCAAGATTGGGTCTGAGGAAGGGTCAGAGTGCAACTCGTCCATTACCAGCGAGAGTGTCCCAGGCGGCAGCACCACCCTGGCACACCTCACCTCCCCCAGGAACCACCACAGCCAG CTGACGGGCGTCGACTATTTTGGTCAGGCGGGAGGAATGTCGGTGGAGCAACTTCTCATGGAGCTGAGGGAAAGCAGAGAGGAGATAGCCAGACTAAGAGAGGAAATAGACTCCACTAAA CTGGCCCTGGCTGCTGAGTTGAATGGCATGCGGGAGGGTTTGGCCGAGGAGCGCTTCAGGTGTGAGCGGTTGGAGGAGCAGGTCAATGACTTGACGGAACTACACCAGAACGAGATGGGCAACCTGGTGACAAACATGACTGACATGGAGGAGAAGGTGCAGTACCAGAGCGAGGAGCGAATCCGAGACCTTCACGAGATTGTGGAGAACTGCCACACCAGG ATCTCCCGCATGGAGCACCAGCaagcccagcagcagcagcagtacctcACCCTGGAGGGCCTCGAGAACAGCAACGCCCGGGCTGTGTTTGTCAAGCTCATCAATGTGCTCCTCACTgtcctgcag gtgctgctgctggtggtggcgacAGTGGCCAACATCCTGACGCCGCTGCTGCAGACGCGTTCCCGTCTCatagccaccatcaccatcgttcTCCTGGTGGTGTTCGTCTACATACAGCTGCCTGAGCTGAGGGAGATATGGCTGGGCGCCGTGGAGCGCTACCGTCAGCTCTTCTCCTTCGTGTAG
- the LOC123512033 gene encoding transmembrane and coiled-coil domains protein 2-like isoform X6, with product MQKASTPTPGSLRRPRHPALVRQFSLPQVLRKKCGTGDVGGSGHGSGRRRSPLAARKSTPASGGPGGGEVSTATPAGNSVGGGGAGGAAGQAAPHQRTTSGGQTGRLSNAASHFDDTGVHSSTEDCDAQETVPSSGVSNGSGELVDALRCVTDGGGGGAGLDDSEDQLPHLQRTREAVEHIQSKIQKTKDLIKEEQKARDENVNEYLKLAANADRQQMTRIKAVFEKKNQKSAALILQLQKKLENYQKRLREIETHGLNAAHRQPKEVLRDMGQGLKTVISKPKEIAHLIKNKFGSADNIKELAGEEDRDEERAHHGSATLPVGASLVPPTSSNTGAALPSHQQSTAGQGAGGSSSGGGHHGSKIGSEEGSECNSSITSESVPGGSTTLAHLTSPRNHHSQLTGVDYFGQAGGMSVEQLLMELRESREEIARLREEIDSTKLALAAELNGMREGLAEERFRCERLEEQVNDLTELHQNEMGNLVTNMTDMEEKVQYQSEERIRDLHEIVENCHTRISRMEHQQAQQQQQYLTLEGLENSNARAVFVKLINVLLTVLQVLLLVVATVANILTPLLQTRSRLIATITIVLLVVFVYIQLPELREIWLGAVERYRQLFSFV from the exons GAAGAAGTGCGGCACCGGTGATGTGGGCGGCAGCGGTCACGGCAGCGGGCGCAGGCGGTCTCCGCTCGCTGCCCGCAAGTCTACGCCCGCCTCGGGGGGACCTGGGGGCGGAGAGGTGAGCACCGCCACCCCCGCCGGGAACAGTGTAGGGGGTGGAGGCGCTGGcggggcggcggggcaagcGGCTCCCCACCAGAGGACCACGAGTGGGGGCCAGACGGGGCGGCTCTCCAATGCGGCCTCTCACTTCGATGACACGGGGGTGCACTCCTCCACGGAAGACTGCGatgcg CAGGAGACGGTGCCCTCCTCAGGGGTGTCCAATGGGTCAGGCGAGCTGGTGGATGCCCTCCGCTGTGTCACTGACGGCGGGGGAGGAGGGGCGGGGCTGGACGATAGTGAGGACCAGCTGCCTCACCTCCAGCGTACTAGAGAGGCCGTGGAGCACATCCAGAGCAAGATACAGAAGACTAAAGACTTGAttaaggaggagcagaaggcgAGGGACG AAAATGTGAATGAATACTTGAAGCTTGCTGCAAATGCTGACCGGCAGCAGATGACGAGGATCAAGGCGGTGTTTGAGAAGAAGAACCAGAAGTCAGCTGCCTTGATACTCCAGCTGCAGAAGAAGCTGGAGAATTACCAGAAAAGGTTACGAGAAATTGAGACGCACGGACTGAATGCAGCGCACAGACAGCCCAAGGAGGTGCTGAGGGACATGGGCCAGGGACTCAA GACGGTGATTAGTAAGCCAAAGGAGATAGCACACCTGATCAAAAACAAATTTGGGTCTGCTGACAATATCAAGGAGTTAGCCGGAGAGGAGGATCGAGATGAGGAACGGGCACACCATGGGTCAGCCACCCTGCCTGTGGGGGCCAGCCTGGTGCCCCCCACCTCCTCTAACACAGGGGCTGCCCTCCCAAG TCACCAGCAAAGCACGGCGGGCCAGGGGgccggcggcagcagcagtggcggcggcCACCACGGCAGCAAGATTGGGTCTGAGGAAGGGTCAGAGTGCAACTCGTCCATTACCAGCGAGAGTGTCCCAGGCGGCAGCACCACCCTGGCACACCTCACCTCCCCCAGGAACCACCACAGCCAG CTGACGGGCGTCGACTATTTTGGTCAGGCGGGAGGAATGTCGGTGGAGCAACTTCTCATGGAGCTGAGGGAAAGCAGAGAGGAGATAGCCAGACTAAGAGAGGAAATAGACTCCACTAAA CTGGCCCTGGCTGCTGAGTTGAATGGCATGCGGGAGGGTTTGGCCGAGGAGCGCTTCAGGTGTGAGCGGTTGGAGGAGCAGGTCAATGACTTGACGGAACTACACCAGAACGAGATGGGCAACCTGGTGACAAACATGACTGACATGGAGGAGAAGGTGCAGTACCAGAGCGAGGAGCGAATCCGAGACCTTCACGAGATTGTGGAGAACTGCCACACCAGG ATCTCCCGCATGGAGCACCAGCaagcccagcagcagcagcagtacctcACCCTGGAGGGCCTCGAGAACAGCAACGCCCGGGCTGTGTTTGTCAAGCTCATCAATGTGCTCCTCACTgtcctgcag gtgctgctgctggtggtggcgacAGTGGCCAACATCCTGACGCCGCTGCTGCAGACGCGTTCCCGTCTCatagccaccatcaccatcgttcTCCTGGTGGTGTTCGTCTACATACAGCTGCCTGAGCTGAGGGAGATATGGCTGGGCGCCGTGGAGCGCTACCGTCAGCTCTTCTCCTTCGTGTAG